A section of the Metabacillus endolithicus genome encodes:
- a CDS encoding patatin-like phospholipase family protein — protein MKKEPKIGLALGSGGARGFAHLGVLKVLKENGIPIDLIAGSSMGAVVGTLYAAGTSIERLYQFALAFKRKYYLDYTVPKMGFISGNRVKELIRLFTHQKDFHQLNIPVAVVATDLYDGKKVIFKEGPVADAVRASIAIPGIFVPEKIDGRLLVDGGVVDRVPVSVVKEMGADIVIAVDVSHVKRNEDITSIFDVILQSLDIMQDELVHHREIASDVMIRPHVEQYSSRAFTNIKEIIEIGETEAQKHVDKIQDLIVKWKETNF, from the coding sequence TTGAAAAAAGAACCCAAAATCGGACTAGCGCTTGGCTCAGGAGGTGCAAGAGGATTTGCTCATTTAGGAGTATTAAAGGTTTTAAAAGAAAATGGTATACCAATTGATTTAATAGCCGGTAGCAGTATGGGAGCGGTCGTTGGAACCTTGTATGCAGCAGGAACGAGTATAGAACGACTTTATCAGTTTGCATTAGCGTTTAAGAGGAAATATTATTTAGATTATACCGTACCTAAAATGGGGTTTATTTCAGGAAATCGTGTAAAAGAGCTTATTCGGTTATTTACACACCAAAAAGACTTTCATCAATTAAATATTCCTGTTGCAGTTGTTGCAACTGATTTATATGATGGGAAAAAGGTTATATTTAAAGAGGGGCCAGTTGCAGATGCTGTCCGTGCAAGTATTGCCATACCAGGAATTTTTGTACCTGAAAAGATAGATGGAAGGTTGTTAGTGGACGGTGGAGTTGTTGATCGGGTGCCCGTTTCGGTTGTAAAGGAAATGGGTGCTGATATCGTCATTGCTGTAGATGTGTCACATGTAAAAAGGAATGAAGATATAACATCAATTTTTGATGTTATTCTCCAAAGCTTAGATATTATGCAAGATGAACTAGTTCATCACAGGGAAATAGCATCTGATGTGATGATAAGGCCACATGTTGAACAGTATAGTTCAAGAGCTTTCACGAATATTAAAGAAATCATTGAGATTGGGGAAACAGAAGCTCAGAAACATGTAGATAAAATTCAAGATCTTATCGTAAAGTGGAAGGAGACAAATTTTTAA
- a CDS encoding YlbE-like family protein: protein MRKEVQEYIFANDERKKFVREQPYWYRKLSRNPNDINDMEISMMNYYQKTIPHKVQQFSNSIQMASMMVAMFQSMRQQD from the coding sequence ATGAGAAAAGAAGTTCAAGAATATATATTTGCAAATGATGAACGAAAGAAATTTGTACGTGAACAACCATATTGGTATAGGAAACTGTCAAGAAACCCTAATGATATAAACGATATGGAAATCAGTATGATGAATTATTATCAAAAGACAATTCCTCATAAGGTACAGCAATTTTCAAACTCGATTCAAATGGCGTCAATGATGGTAGCGATGTTTCAATCTATGAGACAGCAGGATTAG
- a CDS encoding nucleotidyltransferase codes for MSVVGLVVEYNPFHNGHLYHLRESIKKSNASVVIAVMSGHFLQRGEPAIVSKWTRTKMALYCGVDLVVELPYAFATQKAETFASGAVSILDALGCDYLCFGSELGDINPFISTNHFLEQSKAEYEDLIQHYVKTGVSYPKALTLAYKNLNGDKELLDLSLPNNILGFYYVRAILQQHSKIKPLTIKRTSAGYHDQQFRSPTIASATSIRKALFSENHPIQSYVPEVTLQFLQENKKNYHLHRWELYFHLLKYRIMTMTTEEIGSIYEVEEGLEHRIKRCIQSSSSFQEFMESLKTKRYTWTRLQRLCTHLLTNTTKEQMKCMNEGQTSPYIRLLGMSSEGQAYLSHIKKQLMLPLLSKVTSFDHPLLDLDIKAAHAYQMIYNEPIRTKRLKEEFSTPPIRVR; via the coding sequence ATGAGTGTAGTAGGTCTAGTTGTTGAATATAATCCATTTCATAATGGTCATTTATATCACTTGAGAGAATCGATTAAAAAGTCAAATGCTTCTGTTGTAATTGCTGTAATGAGTGGTCATTTCCTGCAAAGGGGCGAACCAGCAATTGTATCAAAATGGACTCGTACAAAAATGGCCTTATATTGTGGTGTTGATCTTGTTGTAGAATTACCTTACGCATTTGCAACACAAAAGGCTGAAACATTTGCTAGTGGTGCTGTATCTATTCTTGATGCTCTAGGTTGTGATTATTTATGCTTTGGCAGTGAATTAGGAGATATCAATCCTTTTATTTCTACAAATCATTTTCTAGAACAATCCAAAGCAGAATATGAAGACTTAATTCAACATTATGTAAAAACTGGGGTTAGTTATCCGAAGGCATTAACTCTGGCATACAAAAATTTGAACGGTGATAAAGAATTATTAGATCTTTCATTACCTAATAATATTTTAGGGTTTTATTATGTTCGCGCAATTCTTCAGCAGCATTCAAAAATAAAGCCTTTAACAATAAAACGTACCTCTGCAGGATATCATGATCAGCAGTTTCGATCACCTACAATTGCAAGTGCAACTAGTATTCGTAAAGCATTGTTTTCAGAAAATCATCCCATTCAAAGTTATGTACCTGAAGTCACTTTACAATTCCTGCAAGAAAATAAAAAGAATTATCACTTACACCGTTGGGAACTTTACTTTCATTTATTAAAATATCGGATTATGACGATGACAACCGAGGAAATCGGTTCAATCTACGAAGTTGAAGAAGGATTAGAGCATAGAATAAAAAGATGCATTCAAAGTTCTTCAAGTTTCCAAGAGTTTATGGAATCGTTAAAAACAAAACGTTATACATGGACAAGACTTCAAAGACTATGTACTCATCTATTAACTAACACAACAAAAGAACAAATGAAATGTATGAATGAAGGCCAAACGTCACCATATATTAGACTTCTAGGTATGTCTTCAGAAGGTCAGGCTTATTTAAGTCATATAAAAAAACAATTAATGCTGCCGCTACTATCTAAAGTTACTTCCTTTGACCATCCATTGCTGGATTTAGATATTAAAGCTGCACATGCCTATCAAATGATTTATAATGAACCAATTCGAACGAAACGATTAAAAGAAGAGTTCTCCACTCCACCCATTAGAGTGAGATAA
- a CDS encoding YlbG family protein has product MFEKRQGIVVWLHTLKQLKMLRKFGNVHYVSKKLKYVVLYCNMDVTEQTIQKLSSYSFVKHVEPSYKPFLKLEFESKVDKAKEYDYKIGL; this is encoded by the coding sequence ATGTTTGAAAAGCGTCAAGGGATAGTTGTTTGGCTTCATACATTAAAACAATTAAAAATGCTAAGAAAATTTGGGAATGTTCATTATGTTTCAAAAAAATTAAAATACGTTGTCCTGTATTGTAATATGGATGTAACAGAGCAAACGATTCAAAAGCTCTCTTCCTACTCCTTTGTTAAACATGTTGAGCCCTCTTACAAACCCTTTCTAAAGCTGGAATTTGAATCAAAAGTTGATAAAGCAAAAGAATATGATTACAAAATTGGTTTGTAG
- a CDS encoding YceD family protein, whose amino-acid sequence MKWTISQLHQLQSKGLKFDEEIDLSEWVKSQSDIRDISPVNVKGRADISSTKVTFHLSISGSMVLPCSRTLVDVPYPFLIDTTETFLLKPADYETSEDFYLPEGEIVDLTPIIKEILLVEIPMQVFCDDVRNEEGAAPQSGKDWEVIAEEDQQNKVDPRLAGLAKFFENEES is encoded by the coding sequence TTGAAATGGACAATTAGTCAACTACATCAATTACAAAGCAAGGGATTAAAATTTGATGAAGAAATTGATTTAAGCGAATGGGTCAAAAGTCAATCCGACATTCGTGATATTTCGCCAGTAAATGTTAAAGGAAGAGCCGATATAAGCTCCACTAAAGTAACATTCCATCTGTCAATTTCAGGTTCAATGGTTTTACCTTGTTCACGAACATTAGTGGATGTTCCGTATCCATTTTTAATTGATACAACGGAAACATTTTTATTAAAACCCGCAGACTATGAAACGTCAGAGGATTTCTACTTACCAGAGGGTGAAATCGTTGATTTAACTCCTATAATAAAAGAAATTCTTCTTGTAGAAATTCCGATGCAGGTATTCTGTGATGATGTAAGAAATGAAGAAGGGGCAGCTCCACAATCTGGTAAAGACTGGGAAGTTATTGCTGAGGAAGATCAGCAAAACAAGGTTGATCCACGATTGGCTGGACTAGCTAAATTCTTCGAAAATGAAGAAAGCTAA
- a CDS encoding RsfA family transcriptional regulator, producing MTTTRQDAWTHDEDLLLAEVVLRHIREGATQLAAFEEVGRKLSRTAAACGFRWNSHVRKQYKTGIEVAKKQRKELRTLNSQEKVEEQKEVNVKETALEVEHTESTQPTQLSEPTQSNQPSTNSKNAIKDLISFLQQYEDAPSIKEVQEENLQLRNKIQELQNEVEKLKDEKQSLTNHLQVVEEDYRALIEIMDRARKMVILQEDERSRKVKFQMDKNGNLERVEK from the coding sequence ATGACAACTACGCGTCAAGATGCATGGACACATGATGAAGATTTATTATTAGCAGAAGTGGTATTAAGGCATATTCGAGAAGGTGCAACACAGCTGGCTGCGTTTGAGGAAGTAGGTCGTAAATTATCTCGTACAGCGGCAGCTTGTGGATTTAGATGGAACTCTCATGTTCGTAAACAGTATAAAACTGGAATCGAGGTTGCAAAAAAACAAAGAAAAGAGTTGCGAACTCTTAATTCACAGGAAAAAGTAGAGGAGCAAAAGGAAGTTAATGTAAAAGAGACTGCTTTAGAGGTGGAACATACAGAATCAACACAACCCACTCAGTTATCTGAACCAACTCAATCAAACCAACCTAGTACTAATTCGAAAAATGCTATTAAGGATCTTATTTCGTTCCTTCAGCAATATGAAGATGCCCCTTCTATAAAGGAGGTTCAAGAAGAGAATCTCCAATTAAGAAATAAAATTCAAGAATTACAAAATGAAGTTGAAAAGCTAAAAGATGAAAAGCAGTCTTTAACTAATCATTTGCAGGTTGTCGAAGAAGATTACCGCGCGTTAATTGAAATAATGGATCGAGCAAGAAAAATGGTTATTTTACAAGAGGATGAAAGAAGTAGGAAAGTTAAATTTCAGATGGATAAAAATGGTAATCTAGAAAGAGTGGAAAAGTAA
- a CDS encoding PaaI family thioesterase, with translation MTKDELLKLSSEVLQNANEEDQYVLELLLNGLKKKQFHEKGSYIGALLHAEGEYKENEFKMTIPNTPIIQNALNIVHGGITATLLDSAMGGLVHHILPPDKAAVTTEIKINYVAPGVGKELTCVAGMIHKGNKTVVTEGKVFRDDGTLIAHSTASFFIINRT, from the coding sequence ATGACAAAGGATGAATTATTAAAATTAAGTTCCGAAGTTTTACAAAATGCAAATGAAGAGGATCAATATGTTTTAGAACTTCTACTTAATGGACTGAAGAAAAAGCAATTTCATGAGAAAGGTTCCTACATAGGCGCACTTCTCCATGCTGAAGGCGAGTATAAGGAAAATGAATTTAAAATGACAATTCCAAACACACCAATTATTCAGAATGCATTAAACATAGTACATGGCGGAATTACCGCTACTTTATTAGACTCAGCTATGGGAGGTCTTGTCCATCATATCCTCCCACCCGATAAAGCAGCCGTTACAACCGAAATTAAAATTAACTATGTGGCTCCAGGGGTTGGCAAGGAACTGACATGTGTTGCCGGGATGATCCATAAAGGCAATAAAACGGTTGTTACGGAAGGAAAAGTTTTTCGTGACGACGGAACATTAATTGCACATAGTACAGCAAGTTTTTTTATTATTAATAGAACATAA
- a CDS encoding SepM family pheromone-processing serine protease has protein sequence MKNKSLLRSSLIVLIIILIISFIKLPYYITQPGMASELEPIIKVENGDENEKGSFSLTTVRFGRANPFTYIWAKLQDYHYIHPLEDIKREDETDKEYFNRQLHMMEVSQESAITIAYQKANKKVEYTFHGIYVDGIIKEMPAGSILEVGDRIYKVDNKEFQTAEEFIEYVSQKKEGEEVTITFEREGKQDQATLPLTSFPNDPDKVGIGISLVTDRQLDVDPDIELKTEEIGGPSAGLMMSLEIYNQLTKGDLTKGYEIAGTGTISSSGEVGPIGGISQKIVAADRQGIDVFFAPNEKDSPTSNYKEAIETGENIQTKMEIIPIDTFDEAVEYLLNLEEKG, from the coding sequence ATGAAGAATAAATCACTGCTTAGATCTAGTCTAATTGTTTTAATTATTATCCTTATCATATCCTTCATTAAACTTCCGTACTACATTACTCAGCCAGGTATGGCATCTGAATTGGAACCAATTATTAAGGTTGAAAATGGTGATGAAAATGAGAAAGGAAGTTTTTCTTTAACAACTGTCCGCTTCGGCAGGGCAAACCCTTTTACATATATATGGGCCAAGCTTCAAGACTACCATTATATCCATCCATTAGAAGATATTAAAAGAGAGGATGAAACAGATAAAGAATACTTTAACAGACAATTACATATGATGGAGGTTTCACAAGAATCTGCCATAACAATTGCCTATCAAAAAGCAAACAAAAAGGTAGAGTATACATTTCATGGAATATATGTTGATGGAATAATTAAGGAAATGCCTGCAGGAAGTATACTAGAAGTTGGGGATCGCATATACAAGGTAGATAATAAAGAATTTCAAACAGCTGAAGAATTTATAGAATATGTTAGTCAGAAAAAAGAAGGAGAAGAAGTAACAATCACATTTGAACGTGAAGGGAAACAGGACCAAGCTACGCTGCCATTAACGTCATTCCCTAATGATCCCGATAAAGTAGGGATTGGAATATCGTTAGTGACAGATCGACAATTAGATGTAGACCCTGATATTGAATTGAAAACTGAGGAAATTGGTGGGCCTTCAGCTGGTCTAATGATGTCACTAGAAATTTATAATCAATTAACTAAAGGTGATTTGACCAAAGGTTACGAAATAGCTGGGACAGGAACAATTAGTTCGTCAGGGGAAGTAGGACCTATTGGTGGTATTTCGCAGAAAATTGTCGCAGCAGATCGACAAGGAATTGACGTATTCTTTGCTCCTAATGAAAAAGACAGCCCAACATCAAATTATAAAGAAGCCATTGAAACAGGTGAAAACATACAGACTAAGATGGAGATTATTCCGATAGATACTTTTGATGAAGCGGTAGAATATCTACTAAACTTAGAGGAGAAAGGATGA
- the rsmD gene encoding 16S rRNA (guanine(966)-N(2))-methyltransferase RsmD, translating into MRVVSGNYKGRQLKAVPGTTTRPTTDKVKEAIFNMVGPYFDGGLALDLFAGSGGLGIEALSRGIERCIFVDREPKAIQTIHKNLEICQATEFEVYRNDAERALKAIIKRELRFQLILLDPPYKQQKLKALLKMISENGLLDKNGFIVTEHGSDIVLTEEIEELVQVKQETYGTSSITIYSNKEAIGEDE; encoded by the coding sequence ATGAGAGTAGTATCTGGAAACTATAAAGGAAGACAGCTTAAAGCTGTACCTGGAACAACAACAAGACCAACAACTGATAAAGTTAAGGAAGCTATTTTTAATATGGTTGGTCCATATTTTGATGGTGGCTTAGCGTTAGATTTATTTGCCGGTAGTGGAGGGTTAGGAATTGAAGCACTTAGTCGGGGAATTGAACGCTGTATCTTTGTTGATCGTGAGCCAAAAGCGATACAAACAATACATAAAAATTTAGAGATTTGTCAAGCTACCGAATTTGAGGTATATCGTAATGATGCAGAAAGAGCATTAAAGGCGATAATAAAAAGGGAGTTACGCTTTCAATTAATCTTGTTAGATCCACCGTATAAGCAACAAAAATTGAAAGCGCTTTTAAAAATGATAAGTGAAAATGGTTTACTAGACAAAAACGGTTTTATTGTTACCGAGCATGGTTCTGACATAGTACTTACTGAAGAAATCGAGGAACTTGTTCAAGTAAAACAAGAAACCTATGGTACGAGTTCAATTACAATTTACAGTAACAAGGAAGCAATTGGGGAGGATGAATAA
- the rpmF gene encoding 50S ribosomal protein L32, translating to MAVPFRRTSKTRKRLRRTHFKLQVPGMVECPNCGESKLAHRVCKACGTYKGKDVVSK from the coding sequence ATGGCTGTACCTTTTAGAAGAACTTCTAAAACGAGAAAACGACTACGTCGTACACATTTTAAATTACAAGTACCTGGTATGGTAGAATGCCCAAACTGCGGTGAAAGCAAACTTGCTCACCGTGTATGTAAAGCATGTGGAACATACAAAGGAAAAGATGTTGTAAGCAAATAA
- a CDS encoding DUF7147 family protein has product MIQRFIELGEGYSDIYELIETAMANKHRVTHLLALHTKLNDKDVTSVVVIMKPTDPGNFQALYICREGIPNPNQLENKRYDLFNELAKTLQKNIISFDVKPSSMFNETDLYYQYLIGILRLNHLIPPLQ; this is encoded by the coding sequence ATGATACAGCGTTTTATTGAATTAGGTGAGGGTTATTCTGATATTTATGAGTTAATTGAAACAGCAATGGCTAATAAACATCGAGTGACTCATTTACTAGCTTTACATACAAAATTGAATGACAAAGATGTTACTTCCGTTGTGGTCATAATGAAACCTACTGATCCAGGGAATTTCCAAGCCTTATATATATGTAGGGAAGGGATACCTAATCCGAACCAATTAGAAAACAAACGATATGATTTATTTAATGAATTGGCTAAAACATTGCAGAAGAATATTATTTCGTTTGATGTTAAACCATCAAGTATGTTTAATGAAACTGATCTTTACTACCAATATCTGATTGGGATTTTAAGACTAAACCATCTTATCCCTCCTCTTCAATAA
- the coaD gene encoding pantetheine-phosphate adenylyltransferase has product MGSIAVCPGSFDPITYGHLDIIKRGAKVFEEVYVCVLNNASKQPLFTVDERCELIREVTKEMPNVIVESYRGLLIDYVREKNAQAILRGLRAVSDFEYEMQITSMNRVLDENIETFFMMTNNQYSFLSSSIVKEVAKYKGDISELVPEVVEKALKTKFVNE; this is encoded by the coding sequence ATGGGTAGTATTGCAGTATGTCCAGGTAGTTTTGATCCTATTACTTACGGACACTTAGACATTATCAAAAGAGGAGCAAAAGTATTTGAAGAGGTATATGTTTGTGTCCTAAATAATGCTTCAAAACAACCATTGTTTACTGTGGATGAACGATGTGAGCTTATCCGGGAAGTGACCAAAGAAATGCCAAATGTCATTGTAGAATCATATCGTGGTCTTCTTATTGATTATGTTCGAGAAAAAAATGCACAAGCCATTTTACGTGGCTTACGTGCAGTTTCAGATTTTGAATATGAAATGCAAATTACTTCCATGAACAGAGTACTAGATGAGAATATTGAAACATTCTTCATGATGACAAACAACCAATATTCCTTCCTAAGTTCGAGTATTGTTAAAGAAGTTGCAAAATATAAAGGAGATATTTCTGAATTGGTACCAGAAGTTGTAGAAAAGGCACTTAAAACTAAATTTGTAAATGAATAA
- a CDS encoding enoyl-CoA hydratase/isomerase family protein, with protein sequence MSKLIVSEIEDGLVELRLNRPIKHNAIDYEIMDEIKRNLQSLKTKKSLRALILTGEGDKAFCSGGDVKAFQHLKTRDEAYFMLSKMGDVLYELMTFPLPTFAIINGIALGGGCEIATACDIRIARKGATLGFIQGQLSITTGWGGATLLYEKLSYEHAISFLYSAKKISSNDAEHMGFVQKTVSDENYKEQSYSFIKESLVKDPNVLRAYKAVKVSQWEQSNLYSRMMSEINRCAELWSSEEHHHAVSAFLTRKGKS encoded by the coding sequence ATGAGTAAGTTAATTGTAAGTGAAATTGAGGATGGTTTGGTTGAATTACGTCTAAACCGACCGATTAAGCATAATGCTATAGATTACGAAATCATGGATGAAATAAAGAGAAATTTACAGTCACTTAAAACAAAAAAGAGCTTAAGAGCATTAATATTAACAGGAGAAGGAGATAAAGCGTTCTGCTCCGGTGGTGATGTTAAAGCATTTCAGCACCTTAAAACAAGGGATGAAGCATATTTTATGCTATCTAAAATGGGTGATGTTCTTTATGAACTCATGACTTTTCCTTTACCTACATTCGCTATAATAAACGGTATTGCTTTAGGTGGAGGGTGTGAAATTGCAACTGCATGTGATATTCGAATTGCGAGAAAAGGTGCCACTCTTGGCTTTATACAAGGTCAATTATCTATTACTACAGGTTGGGGTGGTGCAACACTGTTATATGAAAAGCTTTCATACGAGCATGCGATTTCCTTTTTATATTCAGCAAAAAAAATATCATCTAACGATGCGGAACATATGGGGTTTGTACAAAAGACTGTTTCTGATGAAAATTATAAAGAACAAAGCTATTCATTTATTAAAGAATCGCTAGTTAAAGACCCAAATGTTTTGAGAGCTTATAAAGCAGTGAAGGTTAGTCAATGGGAGCAATCGAATTTATATTCACGTATGATGTCAGAGATTAATCGTTGTGCAGAGCTCTGGTCTTCTGAGGAGCATCATCATGCAGTATCTGCCTTTCTTACAAGAAAAGGGAAGAGCTAA
- a CDS encoding YlbF family regulator: protein MFATLESTLLVDQAEELANLVLQSETVEEYRRSFNILQKDQEAQQLIQEFTKIKDLYEDVQRFGKYHPDYRKITKDLRDIKREVDLNESISNFKKAENEVQSLLDEISVQIGQAVSIHVKVPTGNPFFESSCGGGCGSGGSCGCKVS from the coding sequence ATGTTTGCTACACTTGAGAGCACATTATTAGTAGATCAAGCTGAAGAACTTGCTAACTTGGTACTTCAATCAGAGACTGTTGAGGAGTATCGTCGTAGTTTCAATATATTACAAAAAGATCAAGAAGCTCAACAACTAATTCAGGAATTTACTAAGATTAAGGACCTGTACGAAGATGTTCAACGTTTCGGTAAATATCATCCTGATTATCGTAAAATTACAAAAGATTTGCGTGATATTAAGCGTGAGGTAGATTTGAACGAAAGTATATCTAATTTTAAGAAGGCTGAGAATGAAGTACAATCTCTTCTTGATGAAATTAGTGTGCAAATCGGTCAAGCTGTTTCCATCCATGTTAAAGTTCCTACAGGTAACCCATTTTTTGAATCAAGTTGTGGCGGGGGATGCGGATCTGGTGGAAGTTGTGGGTGTAAGGTATCCTAA
- a CDS encoding YlbD family protein, whose amino-acid sequence MTSKKTHPSVQQFKEFVKKHPKLVQEVRKGNKEWQEVFEDWYLLGENDIVWKQYKGDQTEDSSEKETKSKSDFMTQIFSAVKQMDMDTVNHHINNMSSTISTIQGLFDQFGGSKGSNQKSATASQHPFSFRKD is encoded by the coding sequence ATGACATCCAAAAAAACGCATCCATCTGTTCAACAGTTTAAGGAATTTGTTAAAAAACATCCCAAACTTGTTCAAGAGGTCCGTAAGGGTAATAAAGAGTGGCAGGAAGTGTTTGAAGATTGGTATTTACTTGGAGAAAATGATATTGTCTGGAAACAGTACAAAGGAGATCAGACAGAGGATTCTTCTGAAAAGGAAACAAAAAGTAAATCTGATTTTATGACACAAATATTTTCAGCTGTTAAGCAAATGGATATGGATACTGTAAACCATCATATTAACAACATGAGTAGTACTATTTCTACTATTCAAGGTCTTTTCGATCAGTTTGGCGGTTCAAAAGGCTCTAATCAAAAGTCTGCAACAGCAAGTCAGCATCCCTTTTCATTCAGAAAGGATTAG